In Ferrimicrobium sp., a single window of DNA contains:
- a CDS encoding EAL domain-containing protein, with the protein MVKQIDIARTGEWDWEAEVRRTLAAPEELTTVLEPVNSCHSAQLLAIEGLTRSPRVGSKELFARAGALGLDVTLELCTLSRLLQRFGAEETEARLSVNISPSIVGTAAVQDLVAPWSDRLIIEISEESIIRDPEGLADSLRPLRGLGVEIALDNAGVGYGGLSLLVALEPEWVKLDRRLVSEMVTSSAVRAIVRNLTMMAHRVGARVIGVGVEQEVQLELLMEEDIDGWQGYLEQPMLVERSRYSIGAVLRDQPIPISGAFVLHVGDSASYALSQWLRHGVASLDAVARVTDGCYELGWVKFGDLVGIARSG; encoded by the coding sequence ATGGTCAAGCAGATAGATATTGCCCGCACTGGTGAGTGGGACTGGGAGGCCGAGGTTCGTCGAACGTTGGCAGCACCTGAGGAGCTGACGACAGTGCTCGAGCCAGTGAACTCCTGCCACTCGGCACAGCTGCTGGCCATTGAGGGGCTGACCCGTAGTCCGCGGGTCGGCTCGAAGGAGCTTTTCGCTCGTGCTGGTGCCCTTGGGCTGGATGTCACCTTGGAGCTCTGTACGCTCAGTCGGCTCCTTCAACGCTTTGGCGCCGAAGAGACAGAGGCGAGATTGAGTGTCAACATATCTCCGTCGATCGTTGGTACTGCGGCGGTGCAGGATCTCGTCGCACCTTGGAGTGACCGACTGATCATCGAGATTTCTGAGGAGAGTATCATCCGGGATCCAGAGGGACTGGCCGATTCTCTCCGGCCGCTTCGAGGGCTCGGTGTCGAAATTGCGCTCGACAATGCAGGCGTTGGTTACGGTGGACTCTCGCTCCTCGTAGCGCTCGAGCCCGAGTGGGTCAAGTTGGATCGACGCCTGGTCAGTGAGATGGTGACCTCGAGTGCAGTTCGCGCTATTGTGAGAAACTTGACGATGATGGCGCATCGAGTCGGTGCGCGAGTGATCGGTGTGGGTGTTGAGCAAGAGGTGCAGCTCGAGCTCTTGATGGAAGAGGATATTGATGGTTGGCAGGGGTACCTCGAGCAGCCCATGCTCGTGGAGCGCTCACGTTACTCGATCGGAGCAGTCTTGCGCGACCAGCCAATCCCGATCAGCGGGGCATTTGTCCTTCACGTGGGGGATTCAGCTTCGTATGCATTGAGTCAGTGGCTACGACATGGGGTGGCATCTCTTGATGCCGTCGCGAGGGTCACCGATGGCTGCTACGAGCTAGGCTGGGTGAAATTTGGTGACCTGGTCGGCATCGCTCGGAGTGGTTAG
- a CDS encoding DUF3048 domain-containing protein, which translates to MAQHARAKRRKGRQQRRVRLIKVLGVLAIVVIVIGAVTLDSLRTSPNARVPAKDKSVRTSKTVQSTPPATTTSTSARCPLTDLPAPNGQVPQRPALAIKVGNDPGARPQSGLSGADVVYEVQAEGGITRFIAVFQCQSPPMVGPIRSLRWVDWHVVHQLGHPILVSAGGIIPDIQGVKAQGWLHYIDALSFVGAPFVRITSRVPPENLYGSPAGIWSLVGSKTPPPRLFNFSTQVPAGGSGVGTVVLPFSAAEDVSWEWSASADRFLRFYSGQPAYGNGGEQLNATNVVVQFVNAPPGQYNESGPNSLGVHSQTVGQGPVWILRNGEIFKGHWERRTLEQPTTYYLANGEQITLAPGQTWVEVVPNWVQASETPAP; encoded by the coding sequence ATGGCTCAGCATGCGCGTGCCAAAAGACGAAAAGGGCGACAACAGAGACGAGTCAGACTCATCAAGGTTCTTGGTGTTCTTGCCATCGTTGTCATTGTGATTGGCGCTGTAACCCTCGATTCGTTGCGGACCAGCCCAAACGCAAGGGTTCCTGCAAAGGATAAGTCGGTCAGGACATCGAAGACGGTGCAATCAACACCGCCCGCGACGACGACCTCCACTAGCGCGCGATGTCCACTGACGGATCTGCCGGCACCCAATGGGCAAGTTCCGCAGCGCCCTGCTCTTGCTATCAAAGTGGGTAATGACCCTGGTGCTCGACCGCAGAGTGGGTTAAGTGGGGCCGATGTGGTCTATGAGGTCCAGGCGGAGGGAGGCATCACTCGTTTTATCGCTGTCTTCCAGTGTCAGTCCCCACCGATGGTGGGACCGATCCGTTCGCTTCGTTGGGTCGACTGGCATGTGGTGCATCAACTTGGCCATCCGATCTTGGTCTCGGCTGGTGGCATCATTCCCGACATCCAAGGGGTCAAGGCCCAAGGGTGGTTGCACTACATCGATGCGCTCTCCTTTGTGGGAGCGCCATTTGTGCGAATTACCTCGCGCGTTCCTCCGGAGAATCTTTATGGATCACCCGCCGGGATTTGGTCGCTGGTAGGATCGAAGACACCGCCTCCTCGCCTTTTTAACTTCTCGACCCAAGTCCCCGCAGGTGGCAGCGGCGTCGGTACGGTAGTTCTCCCATTTTCGGCGGCGGAGGACGTCAGTTGGGAATGGAGCGCAAGCGCTGATCGTTTCCTGCGTTTCTATTCAGGACAGCCTGCCTATGGCAACGGAGGCGAGCAGCTGAATGCGACCAATGTCGTGGTGCAGTTTGTCAATGCGCCTCCTGGTCAGTACAACGAGAGCGGCCCCAACAGCCTTGGCGTACACTCGCAGACGGTTGGCCAAGGCCCTGTTTGGATTTTGCGCAATGGTGAGATCTTCAAAGGGCATTGGGAACGACGCACCTTGGAACAACCGACCACCTATTATCTGGCTAACGGCGAGCAGATCACATTAGCGCCAGGGCAAACTTGGGTGGAGGTGGTTCCCAATTGGGTCCAGGCCTCAGAGACCCCGGCACCGTAG
- a CDS encoding N-6 DNA methylase, with product MSNDRSLVERAHGMYFTPVEVATQLLRSFFEEYDLEVRRVLDLSSGAGSFLVAADRTLPSPIRLIGVEVDAEVAQRSDRELSAGLGKGNALRIIHGDGLDPALNTELSRQYGDFDLVIGNPPFLSPRLRSRRFEGFNSVDWATLRQTYREISRATTDLSTYFLARAFDHLRVGGVCGMIVPLSCLSAEGSSEVRRWIDSQGELLRVDRLPEETFDASVITVCLWVRRLVRESAWSGTGGIREGSASWGSWVAESPALGLSVRGRVKDVARVTAGFRDEFYQVAAKVGEATPDIDERNASARRPADEQRLHRVLTVGHLGWNEPQWGHRSVRIGGRHFLYPALSEQAMSTMKKSLRGLLTPKLVIAPQKRVVAPWVDRDGTTVPLTPVISLFAKDQRAVGLSLLAAALGSPVAAGFLEHRCAGTALSPKALKFSARDLGEVPLPITRVAWDRAARFWPPWMPGNLDPYLRAIRDAYQIDDALWSELLAWWLPRLGQSSHQRLLGPKHQ from the coding sequence ATGAGCAACGACAGGAGCCTTGTTGAACGGGCCCATGGCATGTATTTCACACCGGTGGAGGTAGCGACCCAGCTGTTGAGGTCCTTCTTTGAAGAGTATGATCTCGAGGTGCGACGGGTACTTGACCTCTCCTCTGGTGCCGGGTCCTTTCTCGTTGCAGCCGATCGAACGTTGCCGAGTCCGATCCGTTTGATAGGCGTTGAGGTGGATGCCGAGGTAGCGCAACGTTCCGATCGCGAGCTATCCGCTGGCTTGGGGAAGGGAAATGCTCTCCGAATCATTCATGGGGACGGTCTCGACCCCGCACTGAACACTGAGCTCTCGCGTCAGTATGGTGACTTTGATCTGGTGATCGGAAATCCTCCATTTTTGAGCCCTCGGCTGCGCTCGCGTAGGTTCGAGGGCTTCAATAGCGTCGATTGGGCGACGCTGCGGCAAACCTATCGCGAGATTTCGAGGGCGACCACTGATCTTTCGACCTACTTTCTGGCTCGTGCCTTTGACCATCTACGGGTGGGCGGAGTCTGTGGCATGATTGTACCGCTCTCTTGTCTATCCGCTGAAGGGTCGTCCGAGGTCCGTCGATGGATCGATTCGCAAGGAGAACTGCTACGGGTCGATCGGTTGCCTGAGGAAACCTTCGATGCATCGGTGATCACGGTGTGCCTTTGGGTACGAAGGCTGGTCCGAGAATCAGCGTGGTCCGGTACGGGTGGAATCCGAGAGGGTAGCGCCAGTTGGGGTTCGTGGGTAGCTGAGTCTCCCGCACTCGGGCTCTCGGTGCGAGGGCGTGTGAAGGATGTGGCGAGAGTAACCGCTGGCTTTCGTGATGAGTTTTATCAGGTGGCTGCCAAGGTAGGCGAAGCCACCCCAGACATCGATGAGCGCAATGCAAGTGCACGACGACCAGCTGACGAGCAGCGACTCCATCGTGTGCTCACCGTAGGACATCTCGGTTGGAATGAGCCGCAATGGGGTCACCGCAGTGTCCGCATCGGGGGACGCCATTTTCTCTACCCGGCTCTAAGTGAGCAAGCGATGAGCACGATGAAGAAATCGCTTCGTGGGCTGTTAACGCCAAAGCTGGTGATAGCACCGCAGAAACGAGTGGTAGCACCCTGGGTCGACAGGGATGGTACCACCGTGCCGCTCACGCCGGTTATCTCCCTTTTTGCCAAGGATCAACGAGCGGTTGGATTGTCGCTACTCGCAGCTGCGCTCGGTTCGCCAGTGGCAGCTGGTTTCCTGGAGCATCGTTGTGCAGGAACGGCCTTAAGCCCGAAGGCATTGAAGTTTTCGGCGCGGGATCTCGGAGAGGTGCCGTTACCGATAACGCGGGTTGCCTGGGATCGAGCAGCGCGTTTTTGGCCACCGTGGATGCCTGGTAACCTCGATCCTTACCTTCGGGCGATTCGCGATGCGTACCAGATTGACGATGCGCTCTGGTCTGAGCTGCTCGCCTGGTGGCTTCCCAGGCTTGGACAATCTTCCCATCAGCGCTTGCTTGGCCCAAA